From Serinicoccus profundi, the proteins below share one genomic window:
- a CDS encoding vitamin-B12 independent methionine synthase has translation MVDVTGIGSWPGTDVREALRAVRDELTDAPEGVRAIPYLPELPARGPGADIVGRAARLLVDLPVDLQPQGWRLVDRPGRDAERAASLLSQDLDELAEAFDGYAGPLKVQVAGPWTVAASLWRPLGDRVLDDPGATRDVADSLAEGVTAYLAKVQSLVPGAELLLQVDEPSVTAVLLGRIRSESGYRVLRTPASGEVVATLRQVLAQTTARVCGVHTCAGEPPVALLREAGAGFLALDMTWLDRGRFEEVAAAVEAGVALWAGLDLSAGDPLEPLLRRWREVGLPAAALADVGLTPPCGLASSTPAEALRVTRAAAQGALRLAEQAVA, from the coding sequence GTGGTAGACGTCACCGGCATCGGCTCCTGGCCCGGCACCGACGTGCGGGAGGCGCTGCGAGCGGTCCGCGACGAGCTGACCGACGCGCCCGAGGGCGTGCGCGCCATTCCCTACCTCCCCGAGCTGCCGGCCCGCGGCCCCGGCGCCGACATCGTGGGCCGCGCGGCGCGCCTCCTCGTCGACCTCCCGGTCGACCTCCAGCCGCAGGGGTGGCGGCTCGTCGACCGGCCCGGCCGGGACGCCGAGCGGGCGGCCTCGCTGCTCAGCCAGGACCTCGACGAGCTGGCCGAGGCCTTCGACGGGTATGCCGGTCCGCTCAAGGTGCAGGTCGCCGGCCCCTGGACCGTGGCGGCCTCGCTCTGGCGTCCCCTGGGCGACCGGGTGCTCGACGACCCCGGCGCGACACGGGACGTGGCGGACTCGCTCGCGGAGGGGGTGACGGCATACCTCGCGAAGGTGCAGTCCCTCGTGCCCGGGGCCGAGCTGCTGCTCCAGGTCGACGAGCCGTCGGTCACCGCCGTGCTCCTGGGCAGGATCCGGTCCGAGTCGGGCTACCGCGTGCTGCGGACACCCGCGAGCGGTGAGGTCGTCGCGACGCTGCGGCAGGTGCTCGCACAGACCACCGCCCGGGTATGCGGTGTCCACACCTGTGCGGGGGAGCCGCCGGTCGCCCTGCTGCGCGAGGCGGGCGCGGGCTTCCTCGCCCTCGACATGACCTGGCTGGACCGGGGGCGGTTCGAGGAGGTCGCGGCAGCCGTCGAGGCCGGGGTGGCGCTGTGGGCGGGGCTCGACCTCAGCGCCGGCGACCCCCTCGAGCCGCTGCTGCGCAGGTGGCGGGAGGTCGGGCTGCCTGCCGCCGCGCTCGCGGACGTGGGCCTCACCCCACCGTGCGGTCTGGCGTCGTCGACCCCCGCAGAGGCGCTCCGGGTGACCCGCGCAGCCGCTCAGGGTGCTCTCAGGCTCGCCGAGCAGGCTGTCGCATGA